In Candidatus Parvarchaeota archaeon, the genomic stretch ACTGCTTGCCTGACAAAAACGTTTAAAAATTGGGGCATCGCTAAATAGACTACTAATTTTGTCGTGCAGTGCGGCAAGCTGAAAAAAGACAACCGTGCCTGTCAACTTGCTGCATGAAGACAAAACCAATGAAACGAAACGAAAAAAGCACTTTCGTGAGGTGTGAGATTATGGCAAAGAGTTACGTGAAATTTGAGACTCCAAAGGATGTCAGTGCAAAGGCGCTTGAGGCAATCTCTGTTGCAAAGGACACGGGAAAGATAAGAAAAGGCGTCAACGAAGTGACAAAGGCCGTTGAGTCAGGAAGGGCGGTTTTTGTCGTAATTGCAGAGGATGTCGACCCCGAGGAAGTGGTCATGCACATTCCAATGATTGCATCTGAAAAAAGCATTCCGTTTTGCTATGTTGCAACAAGAAAGGAGCTTGGGACAGCTGCGGGCATGCAGGTTC encodes the following:
- a CDS encoding 50S ribosomal protein L7ae, encoding MAKSYVKFETPKDVSAKALEAISVAKDTGKIRKGVNEVTKAVESGRAVFVVIAEDVDPEEVVMHIPMIASEKSIPFCYVATRKELGTAAGMQVPTTTVAVEKAGNSNELIRDVAEALKQPLAGQKPKQAEKKEA